One genomic segment of Mytilus trossulus isolate FHL-02 chromosome 4, PNRI_Mtr1.1.1.hap1, whole genome shotgun sequence includes these proteins:
- the LOC134716504 gene encoding forkhead box protein I3-like, with translation MNNTHLSINFLNRGQTERVKRDSFSSEGDEVWTPSLCTSESESSHSDSDESIAQVQISLDRSIKDILSSSTTDKKPSHSYIAMISMAILSKPSKKLLLNDIYQYIMDNFPFYNNKEKAWRNSIRHNLSLNECFVKNGRSDNGKGNYWSVHLACIEDFAKGDFRRRNARRRARKSSVKTVDGSSNQFYTRSNNGYVPMTSSPIGFHPYSMKGSLMHTKPYNSHQNTQSPISTFGTTRTQLPAVMQSFGSDPLFPVSQSLSGGHSFIVPSTYCTLSSFKPSSNVCYSSCQIQKEYSAW, from the exons ATGAATAATACACATTTAAGCATTAATTTCTTGAACAGGGGACAAACAGAAAGAGTCAAAAGAGATTCTTTCTCCAGCGAAGGTGATGAAGTTTGGACACCGTCTCTTTGCAcaagtgaaagtgaaagtagccACAGTGACAGTGATGAATCTATTGCACAG GTTCAGATATCGTTAGACAGATCAATCAAGGATATCTTGTCTTCAAGTACCACCGACAAGAAACCTTCGCACTCGTACATCGCTATGATTTCAATGGCAATACTGAGTAAACCGAGCAAGAAACtattgctgaatgatatatatcAATACATAATGGATAATTTTCCCTTCTACAATAACAAAGAAAAAGCATGGAGGAACAGCATACGGCATAATCTTTCTCTCAACGAATGTTTCGTGAAAAATGGCCGGTCTGATAACGGCAAAGGCAACTATTGGTCTGTTCACTTAGCATGTATTGAGGATTTTGCAAAAGGAGACTTCAGGCGTCGAAATGCAAGGCGAAGAGCAAGAAAAAGTTCTGTAAAAACCGTCGATGGCTCATCCAATCAATTCTACACACGTAGTAATAACGGATATGTACCAATGACATCATCTCCAATTGGATTTCATCCATACTCAATGAAAGGATCCCTTATGCATACAAAACCTTACAACTCACATCAAAATACTCAGTCTCCTATATCTACATTCGGAACGACAAGAACGCAATTGCCAGCAGTCATGCAGTCATTCGGAAGCGATCCACTGTTTCCAGTTTCTCAATCCTTATCAGGAGGGCACTCATTCATTGTACCATCCACATACTGTACATTGTCATCATTCAAACCGAGCTCTAATGTTTGTTATTCATCTTGTCAGATACAGAAAGAGTATTCTGCTTGGTGA